The window ACCAAATAGTGGCTAAAAACTCCACATATTCTTATTCAACCCAAAttatagatttaaaaaaaatactactgcTGAACTTTGACTGATTGAGGTAAGGCAATTGGCATTGCCTCAATCTTGAAATCAACCGGTAGCAATTGAACTGAATCTTGAATCTTGATCTTCTCTATAAGCTTCATCACAATCTTCTCCATGTCATCGCCATCGATCCATTCGTGGATTTCAGCTCTCAAAAGCGCACGATTTTCGCATATTAGCCCCCATACCGGGAAGTCTTTCCTTGGCATCATGAAATCTTCGTCTCGCAGCTTCAAACTCGGGCAAAAGTCACCAATCCCATCTCCAAGGTAAATAATCCTTTGCCTTCCTTCCTTAGCTAATGTGGTTTGAATTCTATCTATGATCATGCTCTTAATCAACAAgattaaaaatgcaaaaaaattattagttcaaatgttgtgattaaataaaataaactaaattattgattattgcTCATTTATGTCAGCAATTTTTATGACTAGTagataaaatttataacattAGTAAGTAATGACAAGATTTTGTGGGGTCCCaatctatttaaaataagtaattgTTTAACAGAACAGAATCATCAAAGTCATAAAGTCTccaaatacaattaatttaagattttaaaaaaagttgcaataaattaaattgaagttTGGTTTACCTTGCACATGTTTGGAGGGCAAAGAGTGCAGCCATGAGGTGATGACTGAAAATCAACAAAAGGAGAGATTCTAAGCTTCCCTTCTTCGTCGACATAGCTTGGATTCGTGTTGATTTCGGAGAAGCAATCCTTTATTCCAAGATGATCAACAATCGTCTCGATGAAAAACAGGTTTGCATCACTCAATATTCTCAAATCAcacctaataaaaaataaaattcaagaatttttgtaataataacaataataatagaaataataaatagtactactactaaaacaTTATGGCCAAGAAAATACCCTAAAGCATGTAATGTTTTGATTGTAGGCACAATTCTTGGATGTATGGGAACCCTTCTCAAAACTTCCTTCACATCTTCAATGGTTTTCCCTTGTGCATGTAGCTCATTCATCATTCTATCctgcaattttttaataaaaaagaatttcaacattaataaatttttcaaaagaataGGAGAATTTTGTGCATGACAAACTATAAAATGCATACACTATGATCAATTGTTCatgttaaaatattagtaatataaataaagatattgGTGAAACTCGAACCATGAGAGAATTCCACGGCATGGTGGGGAGGAGCTCGTTGAACAAGTCGGTGGCACCGAGCTCGTCGACGACCCAATTATCGCTGTCCACGTCGATAATGGTCTTGTCGAAGTCGAAAACTATTGTGATTCCGGCCATTGCGAGGATGAAGCGTGacttaaaattttcttaattttttgtgGTGAAATTGaggttaagagatggattaTTTATATAGGTGGAATGTatttattaatagtaaaattaatacaaGGAATATTCTGATGGAATTGAACTGTCCTATTCCACCTGGGAAACGCACTTTCTCTCTTTCCAATTTCCATAACTTTGGGCGAATATGCCGTTGAGGGGATTCTAATTCGATGGCTTTATACATAAACTTTTGTAACTATAAAAGTTTATGATGAACTGTGAGGTAAAAATggcctaattaaattaaggaGATTTTGGAAATATATGTGACAAACATTTAATGATTTGTGTAGAAATTAATGTaatggagtatcattttattagagAATCCAATTCGGAACAAACATTAACTATAATCATATCGCTTTATTTGTAATAagatagtaattttatttaaatatggtCATATATTACAAGTTATTGAGGACATGACACAAGGTAATAATATATAGGTCTACAACATTGATGATTTAGGCctacatttttaaattaatttcccttttgtttatttttaaaatatatagtgaCAAACATTAACTATAATCATATCGCTTTATTTGTAATAagatagtaattttatttaaatatggtCATATATTACAAGTTATTGAGGACATGACACAAGGTAATAATATATAGGTCTACAACATTGAtgatttatttagtttatttttattttttgaagatGGTCGggattttcttttaaatcataaaaatcatacataaaaattatttagtcttagcaattaaattaatggaaGTATAGCAATTACATAAATTGTCGCGCGTGGTAGTAATAATGGAACTATAGCAATTAAATGTGGTTTCTAAACGTTATAGCTTGtcataatattttagtaaatttaatcaaaagaatagtagtactaataaatatatagttgtaataaatttgtaaGAATGCTTCTTTTTTCAGGAAGAAATATTATTCTCGTGGTGGACACTGGAATCCAGTTCAGCGTCTTGgcatttttaaaatgtatacGTATTAGTTACACGTATTTattatctatatctatatatagtGCAATTAGTTAAAGTGCATTAATTTGTTGTCAACAGATTTTTTGAGTGATGTACGTAAATACAAAACTTGCAAATTCCTTGCACGCATTGGACAAGTGCATATTGTTTCGTATTATTATGAGAtaagttttaaatattagtagctTCATATTAATATGACATAGTAGTCCTCTTTTTAGAGATGATCtctactagtagtattttatcagTATATTTATCTTTAACACTTAAATATTAGGGTGCTGATATCTTCATTAATGTGGTGGAGTATGACGAAAAGTAGCACTCAACAATTTGCaatttcttatattaatttaataagcACATACATGCATATTACGTTACCTTGGCCAACCCTAgtcaatcaattttattttgttaatatgttaggaatttttttattgttaaccTTATTTTGGTCAATTACATAATGGAATCTCGTTTCACTCCTATACTTTCTAAATGGAACTTTTAGCTGCATGCTACTAAGAATcattaattatcttaatttattgGTCATGCAAACAAACATgattactatatatactagaaATTAACTGTTGTAAATTATGGGGATGGGTTCATTATTGATATttgcttttattatttttacatctTCGAATggtcatttttattactataaattttctCTTTGATTAGCTAGGAAATAACATAGTAATAGttcatgtaataataatattaacaatgaaacacaaattaaTCAAGAACAACGATCAAATCTGACCTTTTAGAAGAGGAAAAGTTTCATTGGCATCAAATCAATACAAACATCTTAAGATAATTTTCCTATTGACAGGACTTCTCTTTATTGGTTGAAGATTGGAATTTCTATGACAAacaagataaataaataaattaggaaTCATTActgatcatttttttaaatctaataagatgatttttgaagaaaaatggaaaacaatATTATGGTGAGATCAAGATCCATATAAAAAACTTTGtcaatttattcttattttgcaAAATCACAGTGCTTTTTTAGATTTGCTCCATTATGAAAGCTTATTGTCATACAAAGGCCAAAATGTTATTGCAATCCAACTTTTTCAAAATCGTGAACAAGCATTCAGACTTGCACTCCTTTTTTGGTACAATGAttgaacattttttatttaagtgaTGGAAAATTATAATCGCAAATAACACCATTtctttaagaaataaaaacccccaaatttaaataaaaactgaTCGATTCcacgaaaaaataaaaattatagagaTACAGATGGGCTCAGTTGGGGCGCAAGCATTGGGCCCTATATGAACTTTTTTGGGCCTCTTATGCTTAGCtaatgtataaattaaatatttacattatttttattatttttaggtgaagaaaagaaaaaaaaaacatttaattaaatatctaaaCGTGCTTAACCAATATAAATAGTCATATAACTTGAAGTTGAAACAAAGAGGCTTGTTTCCCCTTTTTCATCTCTTAGAATTGAGCTATGTATACCATCCTACTTATTCAATGATCAATACGATAATTCATTTGACTGCTAAGTGTCATGCTCCTCTCGGGCTCACGAACGTTACATTCTCGCACTCGcaatttgtttgaaaataaatttttttttatgtgttccacttttctattttataatatctcatattaaatgttcatttattttaccacggagtagtactatttttttgaatacATCTGCACAATGCATCATAttaactcattttattataaaattaatatataaaacaaatattctcattttaatttttataaccaatttttctttaattttttaaaaaatatgccGAGAAATAAACGATAGATGTAAAGCATACTAAACATCGCAATCacaaaaactataaaaatgcataaataacttcttttttaaaaaaagtaatcaGCAAATACCTAATCCAAAGAatgaaaattcatataaacacattcatttcttattctcaaattttaataaagattgataaaaataatattttttgcgCAATTCAATTAAAACCTAACTACGTAAAAACTCTGTAAACTACACACTAGGTGGGTGGAAATAACTGAGCCACCTTTACGTCAGTCTTGTACATTTAACAAGACTCAaacatagaaatgaaatttaataatgattatattataatattgttattccaatttttattGCATATGTATTGTcgtcttttttaaaaaagtgaacTGCCTAATTAGACTCTAGACTTGTAGTGTCTCATCTTTGCAGTacctaaacaaaaaaattatcatcaGCGGTATCCAGACTTGTAGTTATACACGTTTAAAggtttttttgcatttttttacaCAGTTTTTGGACCGTTAAACCCCCAGAGGGGTGAAGGGCAAATTTGTTAATTCATTCTTCATTTTGCTGACATCACTCTCTCTTTCACagttccattttaattttgtaattttgcaCTTACTCTCTCTCCTGGGGCGGATCTCCTATCCAGagccataacaataaaaattgggTTGAAAGCTGTATCAATACATGGAGAGATAGGAATAAGGAGAGAAGAGATATATTGATAGCTCATTCTTGGTTGGCGAGCTCATTCTTGGTATGGGAGGAGAGCTGAAGAAGGTGCTAAAATATTGGATGGAAGGAAAATCACAAGTTTCATCAAGGTATGGCTCTCCACTTATCTATCTCTAACCTATTGTTACATCGCCGCCACGATGTTGCGGAGCTCCGGCGCCGGGCTCGCCTCGTTCCTTCCAGTGGTATGCCTATTTACCACTGGCTTCTTCCTCGCCTGGCTTGCAACCTTCAAACTCCTCATGCTCGCCTTCCACCAAgtccctctctctccctcccAAGAATTCTAGCTGTTGCTTGTCTCCCAATCAAGCTCCGTCAAGatgactaaaaaaaaaagacaccGAAAAGGACTCCAAATCACCGTGATTTATTAACGGAGAGAGAGTGAATGAGtgcaaaaatacaaaattaaatgggaattgtgagagagagagagatcgaaGTCAGCAAAATGGAGAATGTATGGACAAATTTGCCCTTTACCTCTTTGGGGGTTTAAAAGTCCAAAAACAATGCTAAAAAGTGCAAAAATCCTTCAAACGTGCATAGCTATAAGTCTGAGTACTAatggtgatattttttttgtttaggtACCGCAAAGGTGAGACACTACAAGTTTAGGGCCTAATTAGGCAGTCCACtctaataaatttcatttcatttcatcccTTTTCATCCTCTAGTTTCCATTGATTTAAACTTCCGTGGTACTGACTTAGTAAGGgctaaattcaatttttaaaaattccaaaaattttatatatagaaaaattaaaaaaaaaacatttggGTAAAGGCTTAAGCCCCACCCTATTTGTGAGTGTGTCCGCCCCTGATGTCATCCTACCCGATTACGACCATTATCATCAAAACAACACAATCCAATCATTGGAGACAGAGATAACAGTAATGACTTAGTGGTACCTTTGGTACATTCAATAAAGTTGAGGTATGCAATGCAACATCATTACCCTATGATTGgattgtgtttgttttgattatgTGATAAGGTCGGAGGACACGTTGTGGAGTACGAGAATATAACATTCGTGAGCATGAGAAGAGCATGACACTGAGTACCAATTAGTCAGTAGCATGCGCTACATGTCtatatcacataaaaataaaaataaaaaatttgtaagTGTTCTTTCCAAACCCCAATTAATTTTGAGGCGGGCTTTCGTGTGGTGAATTTGAAGTAGTGTTGGGATTTATATAGATGGATAAGGTGGCTCGTACAATGATTggtatagaaaatgaaatactatgatttttataatagagCATCTGATTCGGAATTAActatcactacaaaaaaaacaacttgTAAGGACactttttaattcaattaaggACGCTTTTTTATGTTTCTAAATAACTTATCGACGCTTTAAAAAGTGTCCTTAGTGGGAGTGTGCCAAATATAATCAAGGACGCTTTTAAGTAGCGTCGGTGAATTCATTAGGGACGCTTTTAAAATTGCGTCTCCAATTTATTATGGACgcttttaaaataatgtctCCAAATACATTTGAGACGCTTTTAAATAGCGTCTCCAATTTATTGGGGACGCTTTTAAAATAACACCTCTAAATACATTTGGGACGCTCTAAAATAGCGTCTTCAATTACATTTGGGacaaataagataaaattatacCGTTCGGGTTATATTTTTTAcgttttaatatttaaaagcttaaactaaaaaatcaaacttagCCTAAAAATCAATAAGAGTAGAAGAGTACCAATAAAATTGGATtgcaaaaatatcaaattgaCTCCAACCGAATTTTACCCATTTCTTACCAAAACAGACCAAAGATCATAAGGACCAAATTTAAGCAAACCAAGTACACTCTCACATAACAAGTTTGATTGGTGTTGAAAAGCCTACTGAAACTAGGatacaaacaaaattagaaattagaaacaaGGACCACACAAGCATGATCTCGTTCAAATGGTCAAGAGTAACTTGTTCAGCCTATAATTTCTTTACTTCTTGGGCAAAGACAGCATCAGCAGGGACTGTCGAATCTATGCAGTTAGCCTGGAAAATGTAAATGATGAACACTGGTAACCATGAGGAGCTTAAGTGATTATAAAATGGCCAGCTTTTAGGAAATAGGATGCATTTAGAGCCAAAATTCTAGCATGTAATATATGAAGATAGTCCAAATGACCTCAAGTTGTAAAACATGCTGTGCAAGAAAACAAGTGTCCAGCATCCCAACTGCAATGACAACATAAAAACATGCCAATATTAGAAACTAAACTTCTTCTTTCTACTCTTTAGCTGCATGGAGAGAAGGGTTGTGCCATGTTTACAAGATCTAAGTGACGAGatgtataaaatatacatTTCTGGACTTTGCATACCTTTGTAAGCTCTGAGAGGTGGCGCGATACTCATTGATTGTGGTAACTATCTCTGACATATGCAATTTAGCCTGAAACAATACACAACATTTGCACGAATACAGTTAAATAGCtaataaaaatgtacaaaGCAATAGTTAGAAGCTTGATTGATTCCAATAGATGTTTATGCAGCTATGTGGGATCATTATTACATGGTAATAACAACTTTCCTCCTAGCATCTGGGGGGATTTTTTATCCACCTCTATCTCACCGAAAACTAATGTGAAAATTTACTGAATGCAAGTTGTATTCAGCTTGCCATGCACAAGAATATCTTTCAACACCTATTATAGCTTCTGCTCTTAGTTGAGCAGGTATAGAATTCACTACAGTGGGATATGTAAATAATCAGCATACTTTCAGTGAGATCAGAGATGTTATATCcaacttcaaaatttgaacttAAGCGTTgtttaaaataacaacatatAAATGCGAGTTCACACTATTTTTCCCTTtctatcataaattttcaGTCCATAGATATGTTATGAAacttcttcattctctccaaTGAATTTTATGAATCGTAGAATGCAACAGTTAGATGAAACATTGACGTCATTGTTATGCAAAATAGATGCTCTTTCCCTTTTATTAAAGCAAAGCCCCTCTTAAAGATTATGAACAAATAGTCACTGCTCCAGCAACCGAAACAGTATTTAATTGACCTCATACATATCAGACCGagctattaaaaatgatactgCATTGCCAGTTTTTTATGCAATCGTTCAATTCTCATGAAAATCATTCACAAGAGTGGccaaatatacttaattactAAATCATGTACCTTTCTGATATGTGCTTCGGCGGCAGAGGAGCAACAAAAGGATCGGAGGTTTAAGAAGAGAAAGGGAATTGTGTCAATGTTGATCAGCGGCTTAAGCACCACAGCAGTCGCCATCTCTCTCCGCCTCTGCTATGTTACTTTGAGTGAGTAGGGTATCGCAATCGAATCTTGTGATGTTTCCTATCTATAATTATATGAGAAAGTCAGTATCTGCAgtgtaaatataatataatcagTATTTGgttgtaaaatttatttaaatgttttaagaaaaacagaGTGGTCATGGCCGCCCTCCTCCCAGTCTTCACAAATCAAGTTTATAAATATTGTCTCTACAAACAGACAATACAAAAACATGTCAATATTAGAAATCAGAAATCATTAAGCTTTTGGTACCTGCTAAAACTGTAGTCAAACATTTCTACCAGCTTCACCAATCCAATACACTGCATATTCCAAAAAATGAACATATAAGTAAGGGAAGAGTATGACCACTTGGGAATTTCTGCATTTAAAACTTtgcaaaaaagataaagtgaTTTGTGGCAGGAACTAGAACGATATATGTAGCAAGTAAAAACCTATTGATGTGCATAACTTTGTCATCTGTAGTAAATAGGATGCAGCAAACACAAGGCTCATCAGGAGCATCCTTCTTTAGGTATGTAACTAGAAGCCTCAATGCAGAACAACATTGAGATGGAAATGCTAATTGCAgcaagtaattatttaaataaaagcaaataagcAAATATAGTTTCCAAGTTAAGTTTACATACCATGTAGTGTTGGCATCGTTCACACTGTTAGACCTTGCCCAGCCTATGCAATTATCTAGTACATCAGTGAAAATATTGTCCAGAGGAACACATTCAGTATAAGTATCATCGTCTTCTACATCTGGTTTGCTCCCCATGTCATACAAAATCTCTTGGCTTTGTTGCAACTACAAGCTTCCAATCCTTCTATATTGCATCATCTACATAGAAAACTTGTTTAACTTGTGATGAGAAAACAAAGGGATCATCATGTAATCTCTCTCCAGTGTggatcaattttgaaaatgttacTAGTGTGCAACCATTATCCTCTTTTAACCCCCTTCTAGAATTTACATCAACCCAATCACCTCGAAAAAGAACAATCTTATACTTTCCATAGAAATCTAGCTCCAACATTTCAGTAAGTGCACCATAATACTTTTTTCCTTCCTAATCGACGATATCAAGCGGCCTTCCACCTGAAATCTAACTGAGGTGAGCATTCGTAATCCAAATTTCAAGTAAAAAGCATCTTACTGACAAGAGTAATATACAATGGTGGTGAGTTGTATGCATTGAAAACAGAGTTACCTAAACAACATACTGACAAGATTCCAGACTGTTGGAAGATATTCTGAGAATCATAAAAGAATAATGAGATTGATTTCTAATTGATCTCTTTCCTTAGATAGAATGCAATCTCTGTAAATTAGGAGATAATTAGTTTTTCCATATGGGCATTTGTCTAGCCTATATAAGTGTGAATCCTTGTACAATAAacatatagaaaaaaataaactctttTTCGATTCctcattttatttcaacatGGCGTCAGAGCAGGATTTAGGGCTCAGAAAAATTTCATCCTAGCCCTAGTAAAATACCAAATCTCGGCCAACAGACTAAGATCAAACCCAGAAATTCATTCCCATACCAACAATGTCAGACACAGATGAAGAAAAGCCCCCAACTGGATCCTCAAAGTTGAGGTCCAGCAAGAACGTCACAGTGGCGTTTAAACTAAACGGGAAGAACTACCCGCTATGGTCGCGACTTATGAAAGTCGCGATAGGAGGAAGGAGAGGATACACCCACATCATCGACGAACCACCAGAACCGAACAGCAAAGGATACCGAGATTGGGAGGAAACCGATCTCGTGGTTTTCTCGTGGATAATCGACAATGTCGAACATGATATTATTGCCGATTTCGCCCACCATCAGACGTCCAAAGCCTTGTGGGACAACCTTCGAATCACTTTCGAAAGCAAGGCGGACTCGTACCACATCTACGACCTGGAGGACAGGTTAATATCAATCAGACAAGGAAATTTAGATCTTGAGACGTATTACCGTCGAATCCACGGATTATGGATTAATGTCGACCGAAGCCAAGAGCAGCCGGTGACTTGCTGCGACAAGGGAATCAGACAATTCAGGGACTTCACAAGCAAAAAGAGGCTACTGAAATTCCTCACCGGATTAAACTCGGAGTATGATGCAATCCGGCGAGACATTCTCAAACTCGACCCATACCCCTCAGTCGAAGAGGCCTACGCGTTGGTGAAGAAGGAGGCGACTCGATGCAAGATCATGTCACCGGCATCCTCGTCACCAATCGGAGATGCCACTGGCGTGGGAAACGCCGATACATCATCGGGGGAAATCGGGTATGGATTCGGGGCACAGAGAGATAGACCGGCGAATCGGAGCGGGCCACAACGTCCTCCACCTGCCGGAGCCGCCACTCATCAAGCCGGAGGGAAGCCGGACAAGAGCAAGCTATGGTGCTCCCACTGCGGCAAGAACAAACACACCAAGGAGAACTGTTTTCTCCGGGTGGGATACCCGGAATGGTGGGACGAGAGGCAGAAAGCTCGAACCCAGACGAGATTCGCCGCCGTCGGCATAACCGAGGCAGGGCAACAGCAAAATCAGGGTACAATTCTCGGCCGCGAAGGAGGAATTGGAGGGGGAAATCAACAGAACAACCCTCCGAACCAGGAAGGAGGCACCGGGAATGGCGGCGGCATCCGCGTCGGGAATTTCGTGGAGAAGGCCGGAGGAATGGAATCGCAGAACTAGGGAGGCGGCGGCTACACAGGAGGTAAAGGGTTTGATATGTTATCAAACCCTACAAACTTTCGGAAATTTCATAGTGGCCCCAAGACTTTGCCTAAAATATGCATGTTACCCCAGCCTATACAATATTATACAAAGCCCCACCTGAATGTCTATAATTCCAATTTGACCCCAGCTGTTGATAAAATTAGGACTGAAAATCGTTTTGCACCTTTATCGAATATTTCCGCTGCATTTAGTGTGCAAAATACCGATAATACTCAAAAAAGGGGTTGGATTTTTGATTGCGGGGCCACTGATACTATGACCCCAGAACGATCggattttattgattttggtgaaattaCTAGAACCTATATCCGGACTGCAAATGGGGAATTAATTACTGTGGAAGGGGCTGGAACTATAGAAATATCGCCGAACCTTCGATTATCGAACTGTTTATTTGTTCCTAGCCTATCTCAACGATTGATGTCTGTAAGTCATGTAACAAGGGAGCTGAACTGTACACTGCTAATGTACCCAAGTTTTTGCATTTTACAGGATATTCGGACGAGGAGGATcgttgggcgtggcactgagaaCCAAGGACTCTATTACGTGGACGGGGTAGTTCATCATGGGAGTGCAATGCTGGCTCACGGATCCACGAAAGAAGAGGCTTGGCTGTGGCACAGACGACTAGGACACCCTTCCCATGgttattttaaacttttatttcCCGATTTCTTGTTACCTAGAGATTTTTCTTGTGAGACATGTGTTTTGGCCAAAAGCCACAGACAATCTTTTAAACCTTCTAATACCCGTATGCGGTCTATGTTTGATTTGGTTCATGCTGATGTGTGGGGTCCCGCACCTGTTATTGGGGGGAATggctttaaatattttgtgaccTTTATTGATGACTGCACACGAATGACATgggtttattttttgaaacataaatcTGAGGTGGTAGAAAGGTTTCTCctattttttcaaatgatCCAAACCCAATTTCACACGACCATCAAAGTCCTTCGATCAGATAACGGGAGGGAATTTGTTAACAATACCATGTCAGAATTTTTTAAAGAGAAAGGTCTAATTCATCAAACCTCATGTGCCTATACACCTgaacaaaatggggtagctGAAAGGAAAAATAGAACCATTCTAGAAGTAACTCGTGCCCTCATGATTGAATCCAAAGTCCCTACTTTCCTTTGGCCAGAAGCAATAGCCACCGCTGTATACCTCACAAACAGACTCCCCACCAAAATcctgaaaatgaaaacaccCCTTGACATTCTTTCCAAACAAGCCAACATCCCAGAATCCTTTGGCATGTCACCAAAAGTTTTTGGGTGCACTGCTTATGTTCACATTCCCAAACACGAGAGATCCAAACTTTCCCCGTGTGCTACCAAATGTGTTTTTGTAGGGTATGGGATAAACCAGAAGGGATACCGATGCTACGACCCAAATACCAAAAAGGTCATTACCACCATCAACTGCAACTTTCTAGAAACCGAGTTCTTTTACTCACACCACCTTAGCAGTCAGGGGGAGAGAGAGCCCGAAAATAATTATGGGGACTGTCTAAGATGGTTTGTGTCACCTCCAAGCCCTTTGATCGAGGAACCAACAGAGACTGTTCCTGTCACTCCCGCCGAGCAAGCCCCGTCAGAGTCACCTCATCCGCGTTCTAACATTCCTCCTCAACCAATATCCGAGGTATGCCTGGAACCAGAAAAGAATACTACTGTTGATACTAACGATGCAGAAATTGAGGAGAATACGGTGGATAGTGATACGGGCAGATATTTACTCCCTTATCGGAACACTCACGGAGTCCCTCCGAACCGGTACTCCCCGAGCAAAGTTGGGGTGAAAAGTAGATATGGAGTGGCCAATTTCGCACAAGCAAATCTAACGAAGATGGCCCGAGCTTTTGAGGCAGCCCTGTATGAGGAGGAGGAAATACCACATACTGCCGAGGAGGCAATGAAAATCAGACATTGGAGAGAG is drawn from Salvia hispanica cultivar TCC Black 2014 unplaced genomic scaffold, UniMelb_Shisp_WGS_1.0 HiC_scaffold_1066, whole genome shotgun sequence and contains these coding sequences:
- the LOC125197895 gene encoding inorganic pyrophosphatase 1-like → MAGITIVFDFDKTIIDVDSDNWVVDELGATDLFNELLPTMPWNSLMDRMMNELHAQGKTIEDVKEVLRRVPIHPRIVPTIKTLHALGCDLRILSDANLFFIETIVDHLGIKDCFSEINTNPSYVDEEGKLRISPFVDFQSSPHGCTLCPPNMCKSMIIDRIQTTLAKEGRQRIIYLGDGIGDFCPSLKLRDEDFMMPRKDFPVWGLICENRALLRAEIHEWIDGDDMEKIVMKLIEKIKIQDSVQLLPVDFKIEAMPIALPQSVKVQQ